The window CGCTTCAGGAGAAGTATCCGGACGACGAGATCGACTGGCATTTGATCTTCGATTCGGGCAGCACCACCGATAACAATGGCTTACCCCACCACATCAGCACTTCCGAGGAGCTGGAGGCGTACTTTGCGAATTTTAAACGATTTCTCGAGCGATTGCCAGTTCCTCCAGTGGCCATAACGATGGCACATTCGGCTCAGGATGATTATTGTCCCCAGGATCAGGTGGCCTTTATCGAGGATCGGGTGCTGCGACTGTTGCAAGAGGTATTCCGTGAGAAGCTGCACGAGAAGGCCATATTGCACTACATGGACGATCCCTGGGATGTGATGAAGCTATAAGCACACGGGGTTTTCCCCACCAACCATCTCGAATTGGttcaatataaattttatacaacttttttggtttttacaTTTGTCTAGCCAACGTTTGGTTGGGAAGATCAAACTAAACAGATCCCCAAGTAGTGATTCCAAAACGAAAACTCAATGATGGATAATCCATTTAcgattataatattttttacttttaaatataCGAAACGTATTTATTATAAACAGACCATAAAAACAGGggtgtttattttattaggaGAACAATggcattaaaaattattactcTCGTATATGGAAAACTCGTATATGGCTGCccaaaaaatgcaatataATCTCCAAGTTGTGTAAATACTAAGGCAACTATCTGAAAGGTTGGAGGTAATGTCCAACCACCTCATTTCGGGCAGTCAACTTTTAATTGTCGACCCCGATTCGGGCCAAATCAATAAGCCAACACAGCCAACACCAAAGTTTCAGTAACATTTCGAGGCTCAGCCGAGGTGGAAGGTTTACAAATAATCGGGAGACAGAGTGAGTATACTTAATCTAGTTGAAACTTTTAGCTTTTCCTAAAACAATGAGACCTAAAAATGAGTTTTGAAATGACTTTTGTTCATTTTAGACGCTTCACAGCTCCTCCTTGTCGCCTTTGAGCTTATCTTTCTTCGATTTCTTAGTCCCTGCAGGCGGCAGCTGCTCCTTGAGGCATTCCCTTTCCTCTTTTAGCCTGAGGACATGGTCCTCGCAGAGATGCTTCTGCAAGGACTTCTTATCCTGCAGCTTGAAGTACCAATCGCTGATGGTTTCCTCGTACTCCTCCAGCATATTCTCGCACTGGGTCTTCATCTGGGTGACCTCCACGGGAGGCTTGTCCCACAGCTCGTATGGGATGCCCAAGTCGACTTTCACGCCCTTGTCCACCAGGCCATGGAGAGTTTGGAAGGTCTGCGACATTCCTTTAGCGAATCTCGTGCTGTCTGTCCGTTCCTTGTGAAGATTGTACTCCAGAACCCGCTCGCACACGTTCTCCAGGGACTCCAACAGGCGTAGCTCACTCCTCCGGTACTCGGTGCGCTTCTTGGGTCGCACATCGTCCACGGAGTACCCTATTTCAATGACATCGTGCGACTTCCCGGTTTCCCCAAGACGAGCTTCCAGTTCGGCAGATAGAATTTTGCAGGCTTCGCAGCGGTTGGCATACCGAACGCCCTGCTCCTCTTCTGGGGAATCTCCAGCAACAAGCTGGAGAAGTGGTAGAAGTAGTATCACTA of the Drosophila ananassae strain 14024-0371.13 chromosome 2R, ASM1763931v2, whole genome shotgun sequence genome contains:
- the LOC6493650 gene encoding protein canopy 4, with the translated sequence MVASKYPWEQSQTPGQLVAGDSPEEEQGVRYANRCEACKILSAELEARLGETGKSHDVIEIGYSVDDVRPKKRTEYRRSELRLLESLENVCERVLEYNLHKERTDSTRFAKGMSQTFQTLHGLVDKGVKVDLGIPYELWDKPPVEVTQMKTQCENMLEEYEETISDWYFKLQDKKSLQKHLCEDHVLRLKEERECLKEQLPPAGTKKSKKDKLKGDKEEL